A single genomic interval of Nocardioides palaemonis harbors:
- a CDS encoding D-arabinono-1,4-lactone oxidase: MTTPFDGTRWRNWSGLEEAVPQHVETPADTAAVVDAVRRARRDGTTVKMTGTGHSFTAIAAPEHTLLTPDAMAGILAVDREAMTVTARAGTRLADLNLALERLGLSLHNMGDIAEQTLAGATSTGTHGTGGVAAGLAAQLAALELVDGTGEVVRASAGENPDVLEVARVGLGALGVLTSLTFRVEPLFVIEAHEQPMRWDEALASYDDLVADAHHVDMYWFPHTDAMMVKQNHRTDLEPGEQEPPSRLAAWREDELVSNTLFGVLCRVGSRAPALIPRINRVAGHALSERRYTDLAHRVFVSPRRVRFREMEYAVPREVGLDVLRECRRVIDASDWRIAFPVEVRTAPADDIALSTSHGRDSFYLAFHVPMDTDHRPYFDGLEPVLREAGGRPHWGKVHTRTAADLAPAYDRFDDFLAMRERLDPDRVFANAYLRRVLGD, from the coding sequence ATGACGACGCCCTTCGACGGCACCCGCTGGCGCAACTGGTCCGGCCTCGAGGAGGCCGTCCCCCAGCACGTCGAGACACCGGCCGACACCGCCGCGGTCGTCGACGCGGTACGCCGGGCGCGCCGCGACGGCACGACCGTCAAGATGACCGGCACCGGGCACAGCTTCACCGCGATCGCCGCGCCCGAGCACACGCTGCTCACCCCGGACGCGATGGCGGGGATCCTCGCCGTCGACCGCGAGGCGATGACCGTGACCGCCCGTGCCGGGACCCGTCTCGCGGACCTCAACCTCGCCCTCGAGCGGCTCGGGCTGTCGCTGCACAACATGGGCGACATCGCCGAGCAGACGCTGGCGGGCGCCACCTCCACCGGAACCCACGGCACCGGCGGCGTCGCGGCCGGCCTGGCCGCCCAGCTCGCCGCCCTCGAGCTCGTCGACGGGACCGGTGAGGTCGTGCGCGCCTCGGCGGGGGAGAACCCCGACGTCCTCGAGGTCGCGCGCGTCGGCCTCGGCGCGCTCGGCGTGCTGACCAGCCTGACCTTCCGCGTGGAGCCGCTCTTCGTGATCGAGGCGCACGAGCAGCCGATGCGCTGGGACGAGGCGCTGGCGTCCTACGACGACCTCGTCGCCGACGCCCACCACGTCGACATGTACTGGTTCCCCCACACCGACGCGATGATGGTCAAGCAGAACCACCGCACCGACCTCGAGCCGGGCGAGCAGGAACCGCCGTCGCGTCTCGCGGCGTGGCGCGAGGACGAGCTGGTCTCCAACACCCTCTTCGGGGTGCTGTGCCGCGTCGGGTCGCGCGCCCCAGCACTGATCCCCCGGATCAACCGGGTCGCCGGCCACGCCCTCTCCGAGCGGCGCTACACCGACCTGGCGCACCGCGTCTTCGTCAGCCCGCGGCGGGTGCGCTTCCGCGAGATGGAGTACGCGGTCCCGCGCGAGGTCGGCCTCGACGTGCTGCGCGAGTGCCGCCGGGTCATCGACGCGAGCGACTGGCGGATCGCGTTCCCGGTCGAGGTCCGGACCGCGCCGGCCGACGACATCGCGCTGTCGACCTCGCACGGCCGCGACAGCTTCTACCTCGCCTTCCACGTCCCGATGGACACCGACCATCGGCCGTACTTCGACGGCCTCGAGCCGGTGCTCCGCGAGGCGGGCGGGCGACCGCACTGGGGCAAGGTCCACACCCGCACGGCGGCCGACCTGGCTCCAGCGTACGACCGGTTCGACGACTTCCTCGCGATGCGCGAGCGGCTCGACCCGGACCGGGTCTTCGCCAACGCCTACCTCCGGCGGGTCCTCGGGGACTGA
- a CDS encoding trimeric intracellular cation channel family protein, with translation MPSPELAVTLVVLDLLGIFVFAVTGALVAVRKHLDLFAATVLAGVTGLGGGFIRDVLIGATPPAALADWRYLLVPVAAGVVTFVFHPTVGRLERVVTLFDAFGLALFCVTGALKAVDYGLGPLPAALLGMVTGIGGGVLRDVLAGRVPVIFEGALYATPALAGAAVAVVLDRADVSLLVVAAAGFGTCLGWRLLALVRGWQAPMPRGPANV, from the coding sequence GTGCCCTCTCCCGAGCTCGCCGTGACGCTGGTCGTGCTCGACCTGCTCGGCATCTTCGTGTTCGCGGTGACGGGCGCCCTGGTCGCGGTCCGCAAGCACCTCGACCTCTTCGCCGCGACCGTCCTCGCCGGCGTCACCGGGCTGGGCGGCGGATTCATCCGCGACGTCCTCATCGGAGCCACCCCGCCGGCCGCGCTCGCGGACTGGCGCTACCTGCTCGTCCCGGTCGCCGCCGGCGTCGTCACCTTCGTCTTCCACCCGACCGTGGGCCGCCTCGAGCGGGTGGTCACCCTCTTCGACGCCTTCGGGCTGGCGCTGTTCTGCGTGACCGGCGCCCTCAAGGCCGTCGACTACGGCCTCGGGCCGCTGCCCGCGGCGCTGCTCGGCATGGTCACCGGCATCGGTGGCGGCGTGCTCCGCGACGTCCTCGCCGGCCGGGTGCCGGTGATCTTCGAGGGCGCGCTCTACGCCACCCCGGCGCTGGCCGGGGCCGCCGTCGCCGTGGTCCTCGACCGGGCCGACGTCTCGTTGCTCGTGGTCGCCGCGGCGGGCTTCGGTACCTGCCTGGGCTGGCGACTGCTCGCGCTCGTGCGCGGCTGGCAGGCCCCGATGCCGCGCGGGCCCGCCAACGTCTGA
- the sepH gene encoding septation protein SepH, which yields MAQLTFRGRSGDGKRLLLVDDEGREHSVVIDARLRRALTGVPDSTGQLEIPMESSLRPRDIQTRIRAGETPESVAHAAGTSVEKIMPFAAPVLAERAHVADRAQLASVRRRSPESGARTLGEAVSAHLRTHNVDPSTVEWDAWRREDGRWTLTGLYDVAGRAGIATFSHDPRGNFVTVDDDDARWLVGDAAPAAATPASDDLAAARQRRLSAVGDEDLPLGDDALEMVSGEQPSATAEDDTDDAPTAELAALGTEQPVEAYLEGTDDVARAGSSEPAGTDDAPDEQPAAPAASEPRSKPARKRGRASVPSWDEIMFGGGKND from the coding sequence ATGGCACAGCTGACGTTCCGCGGACGCAGCGGTGACGGCAAGCGCCTGCTGCTGGTGGACGACGAGGGTCGCGAGCACTCCGTGGTGATCGACGCACGGCTCCGCCGCGCCCTCACGGGCGTGCCCGACAGCACCGGCCAGTTGGAGATCCCGATGGAATCAAGCCTCCGTCCCCGCGACATCCAGACGCGCATCCGCGCGGGTGAGACTCCGGAGTCGGTCGCCCACGCCGCCGGTACGTCGGTCGAGAAGATCATGCCGTTCGCGGCACCCGTGCTGGCCGAGCGAGCCCACGTCGCCGACCGCGCTCAGCTCGCCTCGGTGCGGCGCCGCTCGCCCGAGTCGGGTGCCCGCACCCTCGGCGAGGCCGTGAGCGCCCACCTGCGCACCCACAACGTCGACCCGAGCACGGTGGAGTGGGACGCCTGGCGCCGCGAGGACGGTCGCTGGACCCTCACCGGGCTCTACGACGTCGCCGGCCGCGCCGGCATCGCGACCTTCTCCCACGACCCGCGCGGCAACTTCGTCACGGTCGACGACGACGACGCCCGCTGGCTGGTCGGCGACGCGGCACCCGCCGCCGCGACCCCTGCGTCCGACGACCTCGCCGCCGCGCGCCAGCGCCGGCTCAGCGCGGTGGGCGACGAGGACCTCCCGCTCGGCGACGACGCCCTCGAGATGGTCTCCGGCGAGCAGCCATCGGCCACCGCGGAGGACGACACCGACGACGCCCCCACGGCTGAGCTGGCCGCGCTCGGCACCGAGCAGCCCGTCGAGGCCTACCTCGAGGGCACCGACGACGTCGCCCGCGCCGGGTCGTCCGAGCCGGCCGGCACCGACGACGCCCCCGACGAGCAGCCGGCCGCGCCGGCCGCCTCCGAGCCGCGCAGCAAGCCCGCGCGCAAGCGGGGCCGTGCCTCCGTCCCGAGCTGGGACGAGATCATGTTCGGCGGCGGCAAGAACGACTGA
- a CDS encoding MOSC domain-containing protein — MRLTHIGVHPLKSGAARSVTSASVLPRGLRDDRSWMLVDAEGRLVSARESRALLTVVADTSTTDPTVAAGLRLRAPDLDDLDLAVPTGDTVPIRLHSLDLHAVPVPEADAWLAKALGRDDVRLVWCDDPTRRRLQPGFSVETDHTAFADSFPVTIASLASLRRLDDWITEQALERGEEPPEALPMERFRPNLVVDGDEPFAEDRWRSVTVGAVRFRVAKPVGRCVMTTIDPGTLTTGKEPVRTLARRRLDDGKTLFAVHLVPETSGRVSVGDEVVAD; from the coding sequence GTGCGCCTGACCCACATCGGCGTCCACCCGCTCAAGTCCGGCGCCGCCCGCTCCGTCACGTCCGCCTCCGTGCTGCCGCGTGGCCTGCGCGACGACCGGTCGTGGATGCTCGTCGACGCCGAGGGGCGCCTGGTGTCCGCCCGCGAGTCGCGTGCGCTGCTCACCGTGGTGGCCGACACGTCGACCACCGACCCGACCGTGGCCGCCGGCCTGCGTCTGCGGGCGCCGGACCTCGACGACCTCGACCTGGCGGTCCCCACGGGCGACACCGTGCCGATCCGGTTGCACTCCCTCGACCTGCACGCGGTCCCGGTGCCGGAGGCGGACGCCTGGCTGGCGAAGGCGCTCGGTCGCGACGACGTACGCCTGGTGTGGTGCGACGACCCCACGCGGCGTCGGCTCCAGCCGGGCTTCTCGGTCGAGACCGACCACACCGCGTTCGCCGACTCCTTCCCCGTCACCATCGCCTCGCTCGCCTCGCTGCGCCGGCTCGACGACTGGATCACCGAGCAGGCCCTCGAGCGCGGCGAGGAGCCGCCGGAGGCCTTGCCGATGGAGCGCTTCCGCCCCAACCTGGTCGTCGACGGCGACGAGCCGTTCGCCGAGGACCGCTGGCGATCGGTCACCGTGGGCGCCGTGCGGTTCCGGGTGGCCAAGCCGGTCGGCCGCTGCGTGATGACCACCATCGACCCGGGGACGCTGACCACCGGCAAGGAGCCGGTCCGCACCCTCGCGCGTCGCCGGCTCGACGACGGCAAGACGTTGTTCGCGGTGCACCTCGTGCCGGAGACCTCCGGCCGGGTGAGCGTGGGCGACGAGGTCGTCGCCGACTGA
- a CDS encoding sulfurtransferase, which translates to MDDFPRALSDRGPLVTPDALARELGDVTVLDVRYRMGGPPGRDEHRAGHVPGAAYVDLDADLAAPPGDGGRHPLPDEGTFEAAMRRVGVLGDRPVVVYDDWEGRAAARAWWLLRYHGHRDVRVLDGGLSAWRADGHPVEAGDVRPEPGDFHVSPTKQMRVVGPDDVTDVEVLVDARAVERYAGETEPVDPVAGHIPGAVNVPTTANLDERGRFLAPERLREVYAAVGADTARTVAAYCGSGVTAAHDLVAMASAGIDAALYPGSWSGWVTDPSRPVATGR; encoded by the coding sequence ATGGACGACTTTCCCCGGGCCCTGTCCGACCGCGGCCCGCTGGTCACGCCGGACGCCCTCGCCCGCGAGCTGGGCGACGTCACCGTGCTGGACGTGCGCTACCGGATGGGCGGGCCACCCGGCCGGGACGAGCACCGGGCCGGCCACGTTCCGGGAGCGGCGTACGTCGACCTCGACGCCGACCTCGCGGCACCGCCCGGCGACGGCGGGCGCCACCCGCTGCCGGACGAGGGGACCTTCGAGGCAGCGATGCGCCGTGTCGGCGTGCTCGGAGACCGCCCGGTGGTCGTCTACGACGACTGGGAGGGTCGCGCCGCGGCCCGTGCCTGGTGGCTGCTGCGCTACCACGGTCACCGCGACGTGCGGGTCCTCGACGGCGGCCTGAGCGCCTGGCGTGCCGACGGCCACCCGGTCGAGGCGGGGGACGTCCGACCGGAGCCCGGGGACTTCCACGTCAGCCCCACCAAGCAGATGCGCGTCGTCGGCCCCGACGACGTCACCGACGTCGAGGTCCTCGTCGACGCCCGGGCCGTCGAGCGGTACGCGGGGGAGACCGAGCCGGTCGACCCGGTCGCCGGGCACATCCCGGGCGCGGTCAACGTGCCGACCACGGCCAACCTCGACGAGCGGGGCCGGTTCCTGGCGCCCGAGCGGCTGCGCGAGGTCTACGCCGCCGTCGGCGCCGACACCGCTCGAACCGTCGCGGCCTACTGCGGGTCGGGGGTCACGGCCGCCCACGACCTGGTCGCGATGGCGTCGGCGGGCATCGACGCCGCGCTCTACCCCGGCAGCTGGAGCGGGTGGGTCACCGACCCGTCCCGCCCGGTCGCGACCGGGCGTTGA
- a CDS encoding thymidine kinase — MAELHFFTGTMDSGKSTLALQTNHNHAARGRVGRIFTTHDRAGQAVLSSRLGLTHDALEVDTDFDFWTYVVDTLTRGGRIDYLICDEAQFYSPAQIDQLAKVVDELQIDVFAFGILTDFRSQLFPGSGRLVELADRMNVLQVEALCWCGKRATHNARTEDGVMVTDGEVVVVGDVDQVDEPPAHVAYEVLCRQHHRRRLTAARAKAVSLAPEPLPFG, encoded by the coding sequence ATGGCTGAACTGCACTTCTTCACGGGCACGATGGACTCCGGCAAGTCGACGCTGGCGCTCCAGACCAACCACAACCACGCGGCGCGCGGACGGGTCGGGCGGATCTTCACCACCCACGACCGCGCCGGCCAGGCGGTGCTCTCCAGCCGGCTCGGGCTCACCCACGACGCGCTCGAGGTCGACACCGACTTCGACTTCTGGACCTACGTGGTCGACACCCTCACCCGCGGCGGTCGCATCGACTACCTGATCTGCGACGAGGCCCAGTTCTACTCCCCCGCCCAGATCGACCAGCTCGCCAAGGTCGTCGACGAGCTGCAGATCGACGTGTTCGCGTTCGGCATCCTCACCGACTTCCGCTCCCAGCTGTTCCCGGGCAGCGGCCGGCTCGTCGAGCTCGCCGACCGGATGAACGTCCTGCAGGTCGAGGCGCTGTGCTGGTGCGGCAAGCGCGCCACCCACAACGCGCGCACGGAGGACGGCGTGATGGTCACCGACGGCGAAGTGGTCGTGGTCGGCGACGTCGACCAGGTCGACGAGCCGCCCGCCCACGTCGCGTACGAGGTGCTGTGCCGCCAGCACCACCGGCGGCGACTCACCGCCGCGCGGGCCAAGGCCGTCAGCCTGGCGCCGGAGCCGCTCCCCTTCGGATGA
- a CDS encoding alkaline phosphatase family protein, with product MTSVPPVPSASQGAGLTEPAYGDRSLADVVPSVARALGVPLADHPTGLELPSAPSYVVFLVDGLGAELLARHAHAAPYLASLVEGSVTGTAGVPSTTATSLTSLGTGLPPGAHGLVGYTARIPGTNRLINHLGWDKHVDPLEWQPHPTAFGRLARAGVHVTSVNKRDFDGSGLTVASQRGATYVGADRVGERIAAVVAASAHTPSLTYVYDSDLDWTGHKFGVASSQWLQQLAMVDAEAEQLREALPSSTRLLVVADHGMVDSPTQARVDVDAVDGMRDGVALLGGEARFRHVYCSAGAVADVVATWREVLGPRATVLAREDAVARGWFGAVHPGVLPRLGDVMVACHEDVAVVSSRDFAYETTLVGLHGSLTSAEMSIPILLG from the coding sequence GTGACCTCGGTGCCCCCGGTGCCCTCCGCGTCGCAGGGGGCCGGTCTGACCGAGCCCGCGTACGGCGACCGCTCGCTCGCCGACGTCGTCCCCTCGGTCGCGCGCGCGCTGGGGGTGCCGCTGGCCGACCACCCGACGGGCCTCGAGCTGCCGTCCGCGCCGTCCTACGTCGTCTTCCTCGTCGACGGCCTCGGGGCCGAGCTGCTCGCCCGCCACGCCCACGCGGCGCCCTACCTCGCCTCGCTCGTGGAGGGCAGCGTGACCGGGACGGCCGGGGTCCCGTCGACGACCGCGACCTCGCTGACCTCGCTCGGCACCGGTCTGCCACCCGGCGCGCACGGCCTGGTGGGCTACACGGCCCGCATCCCGGGCACGAACCGGCTCATCAACCACCTCGGCTGGGACAAGCACGTCGACCCGCTCGAGTGGCAGCCCCACCCCACCGCGTTCGGTCGGCTGGCGCGGGCCGGCGTGCACGTCACGTCGGTCAACAAGCGCGACTTCGACGGATCCGGGCTCACGGTCGCCTCGCAGCGCGGCGCGACCTACGTCGGCGCGGACCGGGTCGGCGAGCGCATCGCGGCGGTCGTGGCGGCCTCCGCGCACACCCCGTCGCTGACCTACGTCTACGACTCCGACCTCGACTGGACCGGGCACAAGTTCGGGGTCGCCTCCTCCCAGTGGCTCCAACAGCTGGCGATGGTCGACGCCGAGGCCGAGCAGCTCCGCGAGGCGCTGCCGTCGTCGACCCGGCTGCTCGTGGTCGCCGACCACGGCATGGTCGACAGCCCCACGCAGGCCCGGGTCGACGTCGACGCGGTCGACGGGATGCGCGACGGCGTGGCCCTCCTCGGCGGGGAGGCCCGCTTCCGCCACGTGTACTGCTCCGCCGGCGCGGTCGCCGACGTGGTCGCGACCTGGCGCGAGGTGCTCGGACCACGGGCCACGGTGCTCGCCCGCGAGGACGCGGTCGCGCGCGGCTGGTTCGGCGCCGTCCACCCCGGCGTCCTGCCGCGGCTGGGCGACGTGATGGTCGCCTGCCACGAGGATGTGGCCGTCGTGTCGTCGCGCGACTTCGCCTACGAGACCACGCTCGTCGGCCTGCACGGGTCGCTCACCTCGGCCGAGATGAGCATCCCGATCCTCCTCGGCTGA
- a CDS encoding DUF5998 family protein — protein MPRSTRVADVSDELRQAIHRTGYYPEVVADGVFSAAGGEDVVSYFVHHETTFDHEEVRRHLTALLLTPTRLVIAHTDEHPGDDLLPEPYTSTTTEAVTLASIRTVVVTRMVANPTAGVAPPAEAVLTIGWGGVGRLDLEPAGCSDPSCDADHGYTGTLAGDDYTLRVSAAAEGADAVGGLLAFADALSASTRG, from the coding sequence ATGCCCCGCTCCACCCGCGTCGCGGACGTCTCCGACGAGCTCCGCCAGGCGATCCACCGCACCGGCTACTACCCGGAGGTCGTCGCCGACGGCGTGTTCTCGGCCGCCGGGGGCGAGGACGTCGTCTCCTACTTCGTCCACCACGAGACGACCTTCGACCACGAGGAGGTGCGCCGGCACCTCACCGCCCTGCTGCTGACGCCGACCCGACTGGTCATCGCCCACACCGACGAGCACCCCGGGGACGACCTGCTGCCCGAGCCGTACACGTCCACCACGACGGAGGCGGTGACCCTGGCCTCGATCCGCACGGTCGTCGTCACGCGGATGGTCGCGAACCCGACCGCCGGCGTCGCGCCGCCCGCCGAGGCGGTGCTCACCATCGGCTGGGGCGGCGTCGGACGCCTCGACCTGGAGCCGGCCGGCTGCTCCGACCCTTCCTGCGACGCCGACCACGGCTACACCGGCACGCTGGCCGGCGACGACTACACGCTGCGCGTCTCCGCCGCGGCCGAGGGCGCCGACGCGGTGGGCGGGCTGCTGGCCTTCGCCGACGCCCTGTCGGCGAGCACCCGCGGATGA
- a CDS encoding bifunctional acetate--CoA ligase family protein/GNAT family N-acetyltransferase, translating to MSDVDATTDEPGTTAPPRHWEADVLLRDGRTAHIRPMQPEDRALLVEFYARVSDQSKYYRFFSPMPELSERDLDRFTRVDHRDRVALILLVAGKMIAVGRYDTIRPGYAEVAFLVEDKHQGRGIGQLLLEHLAQAGRERGVEEFVAEVLPDNQAMIHTFKDAGYQVKSAFEDGVMELVFRIDPTETAIGVMEQREHRAEQASIERFFSPKSVAIIGASRRQDTIGRALVRHLVLGNFSGRIHVVNPSADSVAGMPAWKSVGEIPGEVDVAVVAVPAEAVQDVVLDCAAKGVHGLVVISSGFAETGEEGRQRQRRLVGLSRSYGLRLIGPNALGIINTDPEVSLNASLSSVMPPRGRAGFFCQSGALGSAILEKVQNRGLGLTTFVSAGNRADVSGNDLLQYWEEDDATEVVLLYLESIGNPRKFSRIARRVSRRKPIVAVRSGRSSQGVPMGHAVRKIAAPTEAVDAMFRQAGIIQVESLEEMFDVAQLLAHQPLPRGRRVAIVGNSDALGLLAADAANSVGLVVNKQVALGADATAEDFEDALDAAIDDPEVDSVVAIFIPPLNVAGAREDVANVLAAVGEQSDKPIVSTFLGTEGVPELLRVPDVAGSSAGRGSVPSYPEVEAAVRALARVVEYAVWVRVPQTGGGEAEVNDRDAARHLVNELLMKHPEGRELDFPEQHRLLAAYGIHLWETYAVESLDEAVAAGEQLGWDVVLKATAEHLRDRPDLAHVWRNIDTPEEMQDAWTTLNQVITDAARAGFVVQRNAPPGVPVTIATMEDPLFGPVLSFGIGGPLSELLGDRSYRIPPLADHDAQDMVREIKASPLLFGYRGSEIVDVAEIERLVRQVAQLQHDLPQVRALQLPLVLAGADGATVLGASVRVEPVKDPRSDWFVRRLSTMPGDTLPG from the coding sequence GTGAGCGACGTGGACGCGACGACCGACGAGCCGGGTACGACGGCGCCGCCACGGCACTGGGAGGCCGACGTCCTGCTGCGCGACGGCCGTACGGCGCACATCCGCCCGATGCAGCCCGAGGACCGGGCGCTGCTCGTCGAGTTCTACGCGCGCGTCTCGGACCAGTCGAAGTACTACCGGTTCTTCTCGCCGATGCCCGAGCTCTCCGAGCGCGACCTCGACCGCTTCACCCGCGTCGACCATCGCGACCGGGTGGCGCTGATCCTGCTGGTCGCGGGGAAGATGATCGCCGTCGGTCGCTACGACACCATCCGCCCCGGCTACGCCGAGGTGGCGTTCCTCGTCGAGGACAAGCACCAGGGGCGCGGGATCGGCCAGCTCCTGCTCGAGCACCTCGCCCAGGCGGGGCGCGAGCGCGGCGTCGAGGAGTTCGTCGCCGAGGTGCTGCCGGACAACCAGGCGATGATCCACACCTTCAAGGACGCCGGCTACCAGGTGAAGAGCGCCTTCGAGGACGGCGTGATGGAGCTGGTCTTCCGCATCGACCCGACCGAGACCGCGATCGGCGTGATGGAGCAGCGCGAGCACCGTGCGGAGCAGGCGTCCATCGAGCGGTTCTTCTCGCCGAAGTCGGTCGCGATCATCGGCGCGAGCCGCCGCCAGGACACGATCGGCCGCGCCCTCGTGCGCCACCTCGTGCTCGGCAACTTCTCCGGCCGCATCCACGTGGTCAACCCGAGCGCGGACTCCGTCGCCGGCATGCCGGCGTGGAAGTCGGTGGGGGAGATCCCCGGCGAGGTCGACGTCGCGGTCGTCGCCGTGCCGGCCGAGGCAGTGCAGGACGTCGTGCTCGACTGCGCCGCGAAGGGCGTCCACGGGCTGGTGGTGATCTCCTCGGGGTTCGCCGAGACCGGCGAGGAGGGCCGCCAGCGCCAGCGCCGGCTGGTCGGGCTGTCGCGCTCCTACGGCCTGCGGCTGATCGGCCCCAACGCGCTCGGCATCATCAACACCGACCCCGAGGTCTCGCTCAACGCCTCGCTGTCGTCGGTGATGCCCCCGCGCGGTCGTGCCGGCTTCTTCTGCCAGTCCGGCGCGCTGGGCTCGGCGATCCTGGAGAAGGTCCAGAACCGCGGCCTCGGCCTCACCACGTTCGTCAGCGCCGGCAACCGCGCCGACGTGTCCGGCAACGACCTCCTGCAGTACTGGGAGGAGGACGACGCCACCGAGGTGGTCCTGCTCTACCTCGAGTCGATCGGCAACCCGCGCAAGTTCTCCCGGATCGCGCGGCGGGTGAGCCGGCGCAAGCCGATCGTCGCGGTCCGCTCCGGGCGCAGCTCCCAGGGCGTGCCGATGGGCCACGCGGTCCGCAAGATCGCGGCGCCCACCGAGGCCGTCGACGCGATGTTCCGCCAGGCCGGGATCATCCAGGTCGAGTCGCTGGAGGAGATGTTCGACGTCGCCCAGCTGCTGGCGCACCAGCCGCTGCCGCGCGGGCGTCGGGTGGCGATCGTGGGCAACTCGGACGCGCTCGGGCTGCTCGCCGCGGACGCCGCCAACTCGGTCGGCCTCGTGGTCAACAAGCAGGTCGCCCTGGGCGCCGACGCCACGGCGGAGGACTTCGAGGACGCGCTCGACGCCGCGATCGACGACCCCGAGGTCGACTCGGTGGTCGCGATCTTCATCCCGCCGCTCAACGTCGCCGGCGCCCGCGAGGACGTCGCCAACGTGCTGGCCGCGGTCGGTGAGCAGTCCGACAAGCCGATCGTGTCGACCTTCCTCGGCACCGAGGGCGTCCCCGAGCTGCTGCGCGTGCCGGACGTCGCCGGCTCGAGCGCCGGACGGGGATCGGTGCCGTCCTACCCCGAGGTCGAGGCGGCGGTCCGGGCGCTCGCGCGCGTCGTCGAGTACGCCGTGTGGGTCCGCGTGCCACAGACCGGTGGCGGCGAGGCGGAGGTCAACGACCGCGACGCCGCCCGGCACCTCGTCAACGAGCTGCTGATGAAGCACCCCGAGGGCCGCGAGCTCGACTTCCCCGAGCAGCACCGGCTGCTGGCCGCGTACGGCATCCACCTGTGGGAGACCTACGCCGTGGAGTCCCTCGACGAGGCGGTCGCCGCGGGCGAGCAGCTCGGCTGGGACGTCGTCCTCAAGGCGACCGCCGAGCACCTGCGCGACCGCCCCGACCTCGCACACGTGTGGCGCAACATCGACACCCCGGAGGAGATGCAGGACGCCTGGACGACGCTCAACCAGGTCATCACCGACGCGGCACGCGCCGGGTTCGTCGTCCAGCGCAACGCGCCGCCCGGGGTCCCGGTCACCATCGCGACGATGGAGGACCCGCTCTTCGGCCCCGTCCTGTCGTTCGGCATCGGCGGCCCGCTGAGCGAGCTGCTCGGCGACCGGTCCTACCGGATCCCGCCGCTGGCCGACCACGACGCGCAGGACATGGTCCGCGAGATCAAGGCATCGCCCCTGCTCTTCGGCTACCGCGGCAGCGAGATCGTCGACGTCGCGGAGATCGAGCGGCTGGTGCGCCAAGTCGCCCAGCTGCAGCACGACCTGCCGCAGGTCCGGGCGCTCCAGCTCCCGCTCGTGCTGGCGGGGGCCGACGGCGCCACCGTCCTCGGTGCGAGCGTGCGGGTCGAGCCGGTCAAGGACCCCCGCTCGGACTGGTTCGTGCGGCGGCTGTCCACGATGCCGGGGGACACGCTCCCCGGTTGA